In Granulicella mallensis MP5ACTX8, the sequence GCCGTCGGGAGGAGTGACAGCAGGCTCAAAGCTGGTCATGCCGTAGAGTTTGGTGACGTGCTTGGGGATGAGGTCGTCGTTGCGCCAGTTGTCGTACTTGGCCCAGGCGTTGAACTTCCAGTTGGTGAGCGCGACCTCACCTTCACTGGCTTGCTGACTTGCTGACTCGCTGACTCGCTTCACAAAGATGGGGCCGGAGTCGCGCAGCCATACGCGATCGGTGCGCCAGTGGTGGAAGTGCAGGCGCGCGAGGTTGGCTCCCTGGCGGCGCAGCATGCTGGTGGCGCGCTTCTCGGTGGGGAGGTCGTTGACGAGGATGTGCACGTCCTCGACCTGCGAGAGGTGGCGGACGATCTCGCTGTAGACCCAGGGGATGGGCTGGAACTTGCCGGGCCAGTCCTCGGGGTTATGGGGCCAGGCGATCCAGGTGGCGGCGTGCGGGGCCCACTCGGCGGGCATGCGGTAGTTGTTCTTTGTCACTAGCCCATTCTAAAGAAGCTTTTGGAGAGGGTGGGTTTTGCGGGCAAAATTTCGCTGAGCATTGATGTTTCGGGCGATAAAATGTTTATGCGAGGTGCTTTATGGACTGGAGAGGATGCGAGCTGGTGGAGATAATTCCAGGTAAAGTTTCCGGCTGTCCTCTGGTGAAAGGGACTCGGATTCCGGCGGATGTCATTGTGAGTAACTTTGATTCAGGTTCGCCGCTGGCGGAGATCCATGAAAACTATCCGTCACTG encodes:
- a CDS encoding DUF433 domain-containing protein, with the protein product MDWRGCELVEIIPGKVSGCPLVKGTRIPADVIVSNFDSGSPLAEIHENYPSLSLATIEALISFAHPHRLQLAS